A single window of Lysobacter oculi DNA harbors:
- a CDS encoding VOC family protein yields the protein MNPNPPVRCTAMAHVADVGRSIAFYEQLGFEAVQTYAPEGRLCWAFLQSGFAGLMVTLADAPIARDAQGVLFYIYFPDIAAKHAELSEKGMEVGPMSHPPYCPDGEFRLLDPDGYCLMLTHA from the coding sequence GTGAACCCCAACCCGCCCGTCCGCTGCACCGCGATGGCGCATGTGGCGGACGTGGGGCGTTCGATCGCGTTCTACGAGCAGTTGGGTTTCGAAGCGGTGCAGACCTACGCGCCGGAAGGCCGGCTGTGCTGGGCCTTCCTGCAATCCGGTTTCGCGGGCCTGATGGTCACGCTGGCCGACGCGCCCATCGCGCGCGATGCGCAGGGCGTGCTGTTCTACATCTACTTCCCCGACATCGCCGCCAAGCATGCCGAGCTCTCCGAGAAGGGCATGGAAGTGGGGCCGATGTCGCATCCTCCCTATTGCCCGGACGGCGAGTTCCGCCTACTCGATCCCGACGGCTACTGCCTGATGCTGACCCACGCATGA
- the cobU gene encoding bifunctional adenosylcobinamide kinase/adenosylcobinamide-phosphate guanylyltransferase, producing the protein MRSLILGGARSGKSALAERWAADSGMAVTYIATSQARDGEMAERIAHHRSRRPVSWGCVEEPLALADVLRRHASPGHLLLVDCLTLWLSNLLCLEDEARFVSERDALLDVVSTLPGGLIFVSNEVGLGIVPMGALSRRFVDEAGRLHQQLAVRCERVVFVAAGLPLALKGSL; encoded by the coding sequence ATGCGCAGCCTGATCCTGGGCGGCGCGCGTTCGGGCAAGAGCGCGCTGGCCGAGCGCTGGGCCGCCGACAGCGGCATGGCCGTCACCTACATCGCCACCTCGCAGGCGCGGGATGGCGAGATGGCGGAACGCATCGCGCACCATCGTTCGCGGCGGCCGGTGTCGTGGGGCTGCGTCGAGGAACCACTCGCGCTCGCCGATGTGCTGCGCAGGCACGCATCACCCGGTCACCTGCTGCTGGTCGATTGCCTGACCCTGTGGCTGTCCAACCTGCTGTGCCTCGAAGACGAGGCACGTTTTGTGTCGGAACGCGATGCGTTGCTGGATGTCGTGTCCACGCTGCCCGGCGGACTCATTTTCGTCAGCAATGAAGTGGGCCTCGGCATCGTGCCGATGGGCGCGCTGAGCCGCCGCTTCGTCGACGAGGCGGGACGCCTGCATCAACAACTCGCCGTGCGCTGCGAGCGCGTGGTGTTCGTCGCGGCCGGCCTGCCGCTGGCCTTGAAAGGAAGCCTCTGA
- the cobT gene encoding nicotinate-nucleotide--dimethylbenzimidazole phosphoribosyltransferase gives MESTAVFDWTAHPCASPDAAAEDAARQRQSRLTKPPGSLGALEDAAIHLAGLQRSASPTVDGVWISVFAADHGVAEEGVSAFPQAVTGEMVRNFASGGAAISVLARSLDARLEVVNLGTVNDPGEIDGVRRACIATSSTNFCVAPAMDEMQLAQALDAGRESVRLALADGAQLFIGGEMGIGNTTAATALACALLDVAPDALAGAGTGLDAAGIRHKIEVVSRALALHREAASPLDVLRRLGGFEIAALAGAYIAAAQAGLPVLVDGFISTAAALAASRIQPQLRPWLLFAHRSQERGHRALLDALDARPLLDLDMRLGEASGAAAAVPLLRLACALHNGMTTFEQAGVSE, from the coding sequence ATGGAATCGACCGCCGTGTTCGACTGGACCGCGCACCCCTGCGCATCACCCGATGCCGCCGCTGAAGACGCCGCGCGCCAGCGCCAGTCGCGCCTGACCAAACCGCCGGGCTCGCTCGGTGCGCTGGAGGACGCCGCGATCCACCTGGCCGGGCTGCAACGCAGCGCATCGCCCACGGTCGATGGGGTGTGGATCAGCGTGTTCGCCGCCGATCACGGCGTGGCGGAGGAGGGCGTCTCGGCTTTCCCGCAGGCGGTGACCGGCGAGATGGTGCGTAACTTCGCCAGTGGCGGCGCGGCGATCAGCGTGCTGGCGCGTTCACTCGATGCGCGGCTGGAGGTGGTGAACCTGGGCACGGTCAATGACCCGGGCGAGATCGACGGCGTGCGTCGCGCGTGCATCGCCACGTCATCCACCAACTTCTGCGTCGCCCCGGCGATGGACGAGATGCAACTCGCACAGGCACTCGATGCCGGTCGAGAAAGCGTGCGGCTGGCCTTGGCCGACGGCGCGCAGCTGTTCATCGGTGGCGAGATGGGCATCGGCAACACCACTGCCGCGACCGCGCTGGCCTGTGCCCTGCTTGATGTCGCGCCGGACGCGCTCGCCGGCGCCGGCACCGGGCTGGATGCGGCCGGCATCCGCCACAAGATCGAGGTCGTGTCACGCGCATTGGCGCTGCACCGCGAGGCCGCATCGCCGCTGGACGTGCTGCGCCGGCTCGGCGGCTTCGAAATCGCCGCGCTCGCCGGTGCCTACATCGCCGCCGCGCAGGCTGGTCTGCCGGTGCTGGTGGATGGCTTCATCAGCACCGCCGCCGCGTTGGCCGCCAGCCGCATCCAGCCGCAGCTGAGGCCGTGGCTGCTGTTCGCGCACCGTTCGCAGGAGCGCGGCCATCGCGCCTTGCTGGACGCGCTCGACGCCCGCCCGCTGCTCGACCTCGACATGCGCCTCGGTGAAGCCAGCGGCGCGGCCGCCGCGGTGCCGCTGCTGCGCCTCGCCTGCGCGCTGCACAACGGCATGACGACGTTCGAGCAGGCCGGCGTGTCGGAGTGA
- a CDS encoding FmdB family zinc ribbon protein, with translation MPIYAFACDACGHHFDKLQKLSDADPTICPHCGAEGGVRRQLTAPSFRLAGGGWYETDFKKDGDKKRNLAGEGGEGAKPAAASESKPASPAPAAKGD, from the coding sequence ATGCCCATCTACGCCTTCGCCTGCGACGCCTGCGGCCACCACTTCGACAAGCTGCAGAAGCTCTCCGATGCCGACCCGACCATCTGCCCGCACTGCGGTGCCGAAGGTGGCGTGCGTCGCCAGCTGACCGCGCCCAGCTTCCGGCTGGCCGGGGGCGGCTGGTACGAGACCGACTTCAAGAAGGATGGCGACAAGAAGCGCAATCTGGCCGGCGAAGGCGGGGAGGGCGCCAAGCCCGCCGCCGCCAGCGAATCCAAGCCGGCCAGCCCCGCGCCGGCCGCCAAGGGCGACTGA
- a CDS encoding SIMPL domain-containing protein, with the protein MTARPSLQILAAALLAVGFIGAGWLAGRGMQQLRTGDRYVTVKGSAEKDVDADLVVWPLAHFTSGNDLADVQRGLEANTQTIRAFFTSAGFTDDEIVVAPASLEDRWAYAYGENRPPERYRYSTTVTLRTGKVAKAMAALRRTGDLLAKGVMLGGSGGEGASGGPDFDYTQLNAIKPALIAEATANARKSAEQFAKDSGARISGIRTANQGVVSIDNRDAGSPQVKRVRVVTTVEYFLKD; encoded by the coding sequence ATGACCGCACGCCCTTCCCTGCAGATCCTCGCCGCCGCCCTGCTCGCCGTGGGTTTCATCGGCGCCGGCTGGCTGGCCGGGCGCGGCATGCAGCAGCTGCGCACCGGCGACCGCTACGTGACCGTCAAGGGTTCGGCGGAAAAGGATGTCGATGCGGACCTGGTGGTGTGGCCACTGGCCCATTTCACTAGCGGCAACGACCTGGCCGATGTGCAGCGCGGGCTTGAAGCCAACACCCAGACGATCCGCGCGTTCTTCACCAGCGCGGGCTTCACCGATGACGAGATCGTCGTCGCGCCGGCCAGCCTGGAAGACCGCTGGGCCTATGCCTACGGCGAGAACCGCCCGCCCGAGCGCTACCGCTACTCGACCACGGTGACCCTGCGCACCGGCAAGGTGGCCAAGGCGATGGCCGCGCTGCGCCGCACCGGCGACCTGCTGGCCAAGGGCGTGATGCTGGGCGGCAGCGGCGGCGAAGGCGCCTCTGGCGGACCGGATTTCGACTACACCCAGCTCAACGCGATCAAGCCGGCGCTGATCGCCGAGGCGACCGCCAACGCGCGCAAGTCGGCGGAACAGTTCGCCAAGGATTCCGGCGCGCGCATCAGCGGCATCCGCACCGCCAACCAGGGCGTGGTGTCGATCGACAACCGCGACGCCGGCAGCCCGCAGGTCAAGCGCGTACGCGTGGTGACGACGGTCGAGTACTTCCTGAAGGACTGA
- a CDS encoding ABC-F family ATP-binding cassette domain-containing protein, with protein MISFRNFALRRGERLLLSDVDLALHAGYRVGVVGRNGAGKSSLFAALLGEVEPDRGDLDLPGKARIASVAQETPHLPDPALDFVLSGDGDLHAAVRAERDAMAAEDWEAVAEAHHRLAEVNGYDAEARAGKLLHGLGFSADTHERAVADFSGGWRVRLNVARALMTPSDLLLLDEPTNHLDLDAVVWLEDWLRRYDGTLLVISHDREFLDNVTTHILHLHDGKAKLYVGNYTAFERQRAEHLRQQQIAFEKEQVERAHLQSFIDRFKAKASKARQAQSRMKRLEKLAGTEAVRVERGVSITLPEPVRLPNSLLSLRHVDAGYGPDARILDNVGFALEAGDRIGLLGVNGAGKSTLVKTLVGELPPMAGERVAHPDLGIGYFAQHTVESLVAGTSPIDHLKELAPNTATQEFRDFLGGWQFPGDRAFESIDNFSGGEKARLALALLAWNKPNLLLLDEPTNHLDLEMREALAEALSDFEGAIVMVSHDRHLIGLVSDEYWRVHDGVVEPFDGDLDDYAAWLRSRPAPGEDKTPAAKPTAAPAPVAPPPAPAKKAAKVNPHKLGQAEARVARLEEKLAECEAQMADPVVYSDAGKVADLGRTQMQLRAELEQAEAELLALYG; from the coding sequence ATGATTTCCTTCCGCAATTTCGCCCTGCGGCGCGGCGAACGCCTGCTGCTGTCCGATGTCGACCTGGCGCTGCACGCCGGCTACCGCGTCGGCGTGGTCGGCCGCAACGGCGCCGGCAAATCCTCCCTGTTCGCGGCCCTGCTGGGCGAGGTCGAGCCCGACCGTGGCGACCTGGACCTGCCGGGCAAGGCGCGCATCGCCAGCGTGGCGCAGGAAACCCCGCACCTGCCGGACCCGGCGCTGGACTTCGTGCTCTCGGGCGATGGCGATCTGCATGCCGCCGTGCGCGCCGAACGCGACGCGATGGCCGCCGAAGACTGGGAAGCCGTCGCCGAAGCGCACCACCGGCTGGCCGAGGTGAACGGCTACGACGCCGAAGCACGCGCCGGCAAACTGCTGCACGGCCTCGGCTTCAGCGCCGACACCCACGAACGCGCCGTCGCCGATTTCTCCGGCGGCTGGCGGGTGCGCCTGAACGTGGCGCGCGCGCTGATGACGCCCAGCGACCTGCTGCTGCTCGACGAACCCACCAACCACCTCGACCTCGATGCCGTGGTCTGGCTGGAAGACTGGCTGCGCCGCTACGACGGCACGCTGCTGGTGATCTCGCACGACCGCGAGTTCCTCGACAACGTCACCACCCACATCCTGCACCTGCACGACGGCAAGGCGAAGCTCTACGTCGGCAACTACACCGCCTTCGAGCGCCAGCGCGCCGAGCACCTGCGCCAGCAGCAGATCGCCTTCGAAAAGGAACAGGTCGAGCGCGCCCACCTGCAGAGCTTCATCGACCGCTTCAAGGCCAAGGCGAGCAAGGCGCGGCAGGCGCAGAGCCGCATGAAGCGCCTGGAAAAACTGGCCGGCACCGAGGCGGTGCGGGTGGAGCGCGGCGTGTCGATCACCCTGCCGGAGCCGGTGCGGCTGCCGAATTCGCTGCTGTCCTTGCGGCATGTCGATGCCGGCTACGGACCCGACGCGCGCATCCTCGACAACGTCGGCTTCGCGCTGGAGGCGGGCGACCGCATCGGCCTGCTCGGCGTCAACGGTGCCGGCAAGTCCACGCTGGTGAAGACGCTGGTGGGCGAACTGCCGCCGATGGCCGGCGAGCGCGTCGCGCATCCGGACCTGGGCATCGGCTACTTCGCGCAGCACACGGTGGAGTCGCTGGTGGCGGGTACCTCGCCCATCGACCACCTCAAGGAACTCGCGCCGAACACCGCGACGCAGGAATTCCGCGATTTCCTCGGTGGCTGGCAGTTCCCCGGCGACCGCGCGTTCGAGAGCATCGACAACTTCTCCGGCGGCGAGAAGGCGCGTCTCGCGCTGGCGCTGCTGGCCTGGAACAAGCCCAACCTGCTGCTGCTCGACGAGCCCACCAACCACCTCGACCTGGAAATGCGCGAAGCGCTGGCCGAGGCATTGAGTGATTTCGAAGGCGCGATCGTCATGGTCTCGCACGACCGCCATCTCATCGGCCTGGTCAGCGACGAATACTGGCGCGTCCACGATGGCGTGGTCGAACCCTTCGACGGCGATCTGGACGACTACGCCGCGTGGCTGCGCTCGCGCCCCGCGCCCGGCGAGGACAAGACGCCGGCAGCGAAACCCACCGCCGCGCCTGCACCTGTCGCGCCGCCGCCCGCGCCGGCGAAGAAAGCCGCCAAGGTCAACCCGCACAAGCTGGGGCAGGCCGAGGCCCGCGTCGCCCGGCTGGAGGAAAAACTGGCCGAATGCGAGGCGCAGATGGCCGACCCGGTGGTCTATTCCGATGCCGGCAAGGTCGCCGATCTCGGCCGCACGCAGATGCAGCTGCGTGCCGAGCTGGAGCAGGCCGAAGCCGAGTTGCTCGCGCTGTACGGCTGA
- a CDS encoding GNAT family N-acetyltransferase, producing the protein MSLSIRRASAADAEALSAISRDTFVETFGHLYTPDDLAWHLDFAYAPEKYRDALDEQGAAAWVLEDTAGALQGFAFAGPCGLPHDEVQAGDLELKRLYLRRSVQNGGWGARLFAEAEGWMRRNGPHALWIGVWSENFGAQRFYARHGYEKAGEYLYPVGEARDLEFILRKPI; encoded by the coding sequence ATGAGCCTGTCGATCCGCCGCGCCAGCGCCGCCGATGCCGAAGCGCTGTCGGCGATTTCCCGCGACACTTTCGTCGAGACCTTCGGCCACCTCTACACGCCGGATGACCTGGCTTGGCACCTCGACTTCGCCTACGCGCCGGAGAAATACCGCGACGCGCTCGACGAGCAGGGCGCCGCCGCCTGGGTGCTTGAAGACACGGCCGGCGCGCTGCAGGGCTTCGCCTTCGCCGGGCCCTGCGGCCTGCCGCACGACGAAGTGCAGGCCGGTGATCTGGAACTGAAACGCCTGTACCTGCGCCGCTCGGTGCAGAACGGCGGCTGGGGCGCGCGCTTGTTCGCCGAAGCCGAAGGCTGGATGCGCCGCAACGGCCCGCACGCGCTGTGGATCGGTGTGTGGAGCGAGAACTTCGGTGCGCAGCGCTTCTACGCGCGGCACGGTTACGAGAAGGCTGGCGAATACCTCTACCCGGTCGGCGAGGCGCGCGACCTTGAGTTCATCCTGCGCAAACCCATCTGA
- a CDS encoding oxidoreductase-like domain-containing protein, with translation MAMTTPTSPINPDPRPQPPEAPLPSDCCDSGCDPCINDLYSDALARYRKALAEWRARHPEGGD, from the coding sequence ATGGCCATGACGACGCCGACATCGCCCATCAATCCCGATCCACGCCCGCAGCCACCGGAAGCGCCCTTGCCCTCCGACTGCTGCGACAGCGGCTGCGATCCCTGCATCAACGACCTCTACAGCGATGCGCTGGCCCGCTACCGCAAGGCCTTGGCCGAATGGCGGGCGCGGCACCCCGAGGGCGGGGACTGA
- a CDS encoding histidine phosphatase family protein, with the protein MDAGFDLLRHGDTGQRSYRGQLDDALSPLGWSQMREAVAGREWDRIVSSSMRRCVAFARELADARGLPLTTDSRLAEYHFGDWQGVPIEQLAEEQSDALAAFWRDPVAHPPPGGETFHAFALRLCAALDAHAPAAGERVLVITHGGAIRLLRCLVEMRDYGDMAGIDVPHAGLHRLAWQVATERRLPARAA; encoded by the coding sequence ATCGATGCCGGCTTCGACCTGCTGCGCCACGGCGACACCGGCCAGCGCAGCTATCGCGGACAGCTGGACGACGCGCTGAGCCCGCTCGGCTGGTCGCAGATGCGCGAAGCGGTGGCGGGGCGCGAATGGGACCGCATCGTCTCGTCATCGATGCGGCGCTGCGTCGCCTTCGCGCGCGAACTGGCCGATGCACGCGGCCTCCCGCTCACCACCGACTCGCGCCTGGCCGAATACCACTTCGGTGATTGGCAGGGCGTACCCATCGAACAGCTCGCCGAAGAACAGAGCGATGCGCTCGCCGCCTTCTGGCGCGACCCGGTGGCGCATCCGCCACCCGGTGGCGAGACCTTCCACGCCTTCGCCCTGCGCCTGTGCGCCGCGCTGGACGCACACGCGCCGGCAGCGGGCGAACGCGTCCTCGTCATCACCCATGGCGGCGCCATCCGCCTGCTGCGCTGCCTGGTGGAAATGCGCGATTACGGCGACATGGCCGGCATCGACGTGCCGCATGCCGGCCTGCATCGCCTGGCGTGGCAGGTCGCCACCGAACGCCGCCTGCCGGCCCGCGCGGCATGA
- a CDS encoding adenosylcobinamide-GDP ribazoletransferase: MNALLHAIGFLTRIPVPTRVFADAAAAKRSLPFYPLVGLLIGALLCGLSWLLRDAPPLLAAAVLLLAWVGLTGALHLDGLADSADAWVGGLGDRERTLAIMKDPRSGPMAVTAVVLLLLLKFAALASLPRDAWPLLLAAPLIGRAWPVLAFITTPYARGQGMGSALTGASRAGNMVALLLALAVVVACGIAAWVGLAMSLLVFIGWRQACMKRLGGFTGDTLGALVEMGEAAVLLALLFVIH; the protein is encoded by the coding sequence ATGAACGCGCTGCTGCACGCGATCGGTTTCCTGACCCGCATCCCGGTGCCGACGCGCGTGTTCGCCGATGCCGCGGCGGCGAAGCGCTCGCTGCCGTTCTATCCGCTGGTGGGCCTGTTGATCGGTGCGCTGCTGTGCGGCCTGTCGTGGCTGTTGCGCGATGCGCCGCCGTTGCTCGCCGCCGCCGTGCTGCTGCTGGCCTGGGTCGGGCTGACCGGCGCGCTGCATCTGGATGGGCTGGCCGACAGTGCCGATGCCTGGGTCGGTGGCCTCGGCGACCGCGAACGCACGCTGGCGATCATGAAGGATCCGCGCAGCGGCCCGATGGCGGTGACCGCCGTGGTGCTGCTGCTGTTGCTGAAATTCGCCGCGCTGGCCAGCCTGCCGCGCGATGCCTGGCCCCTGCTGCTCGCCGCGCCGCTCATCGGGCGCGCATGGCCGGTGCTGGCCTTCATCACCACGCCCTATGCGCGCGGGCAGGGCATGGGCAGCGCGCTCACGGGCGCGTCGCGTGCAGGGAACATGGTGGCGTTGCTGCTTGCGCTGGCGGTGGTCGTCGCCTGCGGCATCGCTGCATGGGTGGGCTTGGCGATGTCGCTGCTCGTTTTCATCGGCTGGCGGCAGGCCTGCATGAAGCGGCTCGGCGGCTTTACCGGCGATACGCTGGGCGCACTGGTCGAGATGGGCGAAGCCGCCGTGCTGCTCGCGCTCCTCTTCGTCATCCACTGA
- a CDS encoding esterase/lipase family protein, translated as MAPHKPRVLLLHGLWMHAPAMRWFATRLGSHGFGVRALGYYSVLEDTDRAVSRVADALHDAPGSHVVAHSLGGLMALEAARRLTTQDIGRVVCLGSPLAGSRAAGGVAERIPAGRRMLGQHLPLLLAGAGTLPAGLEVGMIAGCKPRGLGGVVARFDCEHDGTVALSETRIDGLADHIVLPASHSGLIFSDAAVAQSVAFLQAGRFRHGDDGRGAGIA; from the coding sequence ATGGCTCCGCACAAACCGCGCGTCCTTCTTCTCCACGGCCTGTGGATGCACGCCCCGGCGATGCGCTGGTTCGCCACGCGCCTCGGCAGCCACGGCTTCGGGGTCCGCGCGCTCGGCTACTACAGCGTGCTGGAAGACACCGACCGCGCCGTGTCGCGCGTCGCCGATGCCCTGCACGACGCACCCGGCAGCCATGTCGTCGCGCACAGCCTGGGGGGGCTGATGGCGCTGGAGGCTGCACGCCGGCTCACGACTCAGGACATCGGGCGCGTGGTCTGCCTCGGCTCGCCGCTGGCCGGCAGCCGCGCCGCTGGTGGCGTGGCCGAGCGCATTCCCGCCGGGCGCCGGATGCTCGGCCAGCACCTGCCGCTGCTGCTGGCGGGCGCGGGCACGCTGCCGGCAGGCCTTGAGGTGGGGATGATCGCCGGCTGCAAACCGCGCGGGCTGGGTGGCGTGGTCGCGCGTTTCGACTGCGAGCACGACGGCACCGTAGCCTTGTCCGAGACCCGCATCGATGGCCTCGCCGACCATATCGTGCTGCCGGCCAGCCACAGCGGGCTGATCTTTTCCGATGCGGCGGTGGCGCAGTCGGTGGCCTTCCTGCAGGCCGGGCGTTTCCGCCATGGGGATGACGGTCGGGGCGCTGGCATCGCGTAA
- a CDS encoding GNAT family N-acetyltransferase: MVTAHPLDNPFWTALTDLHGELALWAGEVRRYPADIAPFLGIPHGEVDAESALDALLPAGDTALMLGVAPSRLSARWQLEPLEMLAQMQSDAPMPVIDGPDIVPLVDAAQQADVLALTALVYPHYFRPRTMALGRYFGIYLQDGEGDPRLAAMIGERLGAHGSRELSAICTHPDFSGRGLARRLTAWLNNRLLDEDRQPFLHVSPRNTRAQSLYEAMGFSTRRELPFWALRRA, encoded by the coding sequence ATGGTCACCGCGCATCCGCTCGACAATCCGTTCTGGACCGCGCTCACCGACCTGCATGGCGAACTCGCGCTGTGGGCCGGCGAGGTGCGGCGTTATCCCGCCGACATCGCGCCCTTCCTCGGCATCCCGCATGGAGAGGTCGATGCGGAATCCGCGTTGGACGCGCTGCTGCCGGCCGGCGACACCGCGTTGATGCTGGGCGTGGCGCCGTCGCGGCTGTCCGCGCGCTGGCAGCTTGAGCCGCTGGAGATGCTGGCGCAGATGCAAAGCGATGCGCCGATGCCGGTCATCGACGGCCCCGACATCGTGCCGCTGGTCGATGCCGCGCAGCAGGCCGACGTGCTCGCGCTCACCGCGTTGGTCTATCCGCATTACTTCCGCCCGCGCACGATGGCGCTCGGTCGCTACTTCGGCATCTATCTGCAGGATGGCGAAGGCGATCCGCGGCTCGCGGCGATGATCGGCGAACGTCTTGGCGCGCACGGTTCCCGCGAGTTGAGCGCGATCTGCACGCATCCCGATTTCAGCGGGCGCGGCCTGGCGCGGCGGCTCACCGCCTGGCTCAACAACCGCCTGCTCGATGAAGATCGGCAGCCCTTCCTGCACGTGAGTCCGCGCAACACACGGGCCCAGTCGCTGTACGAGGCGATGGGCTTCAGCACCCGTCGTGAACTCCCGTTCTGGGCGCTGCGCCGCGCCTGA
- the aspS gene encoding aspartate--tRNA ligase, with protein sequence MRTHFCGLIDESLIGQTVTLCGWADVARNMGGLVFIDLRDHEGIVQVVAEPSDAAGNAEVLAVAAQVGYEDCLRITGTVRARHSINDKIRTGRVEVLAERIELLNKAEPLPFHHHEKPGEDIRLQYRYLDLRSPDMQRKMRTRTKLVSALRAWLDARGFQDIETPILTKATPEGARDFLVPARMHEGEFYALPQSPQLFKQILMMAGFDRYYQIARCFRDEALRADRQLEFTQLDMEFAWVEERDVQDTVEAMIRDVFREVVGVELAAQFPRMTYAEAMRRYGSDKPDLRIALEFADVAELVKDSEFKVFADVAASADGRVIALRAPGGVALSRKQIDELGAHVAKYGAKGLAWMKVEDAAKGRDGINSPIAKFLSDDALAGILEATGAQDGDAIFFGAASYKVASDFMGALRLKLGKDLGLVEDGWKPLWITDFPMFEWDEDAQRHVALHHPFTAPAVDSIDDLRANAGTAVSRGYDMVLNGNEIGGGSIRIHRPQMQSAVFDLLGIGEDEQRAKFGFLLDALKYGAPPHGGIAFGIDRIAALMAGTESIRDVIAFPKTTGAQCLMTGAPSPIPDAQLAEVHVRVREKAPK encoded by the coding sequence ATGCGTACCCATTTCTGCGGCCTGATCGACGAATCGCTGATCGGCCAGACCGTCACCCTCTGCGGCTGGGCCGATGTCGCCCGCAACATGGGCGGCCTGGTATTCATCGACCTGCGTGACCACGAGGGCATCGTCCAGGTCGTGGCCGAGCCGTCGGACGCCGCCGGCAATGCCGAGGTATTGGCGGTGGCCGCGCAGGTCGGCTACGAGGACTGCCTGCGCATCACCGGCACCGTGCGCGCCCGCCACAGCATCAATGACAAGATCCGCACCGGCCGCGTCGAAGTGCTGGCCGAGAGGATCGAGCTGCTCAACAAGGCCGAGCCGCTGCCGTTCCATCACCACGAAAAACCGGGCGAGGACATCCGCCTGCAGTACCGCTACCTGGACCTGCGCAGCCCAGACATGCAGCGCAAGATGCGCACCCGCACCAAACTGGTCAGCGCGCTGCGCGCATGGCTGGATGCACGCGGTTTCCAGGACATCGAAACGCCGATCCTGACCAAGGCCACGCCGGAAGGCGCGCGTGACTTCCTGGTGCCGGCGCGCATGCACGAAGGCGAGTTCTACGCGCTGCCGCAGAGCCCGCAGCTGTTCAAGCAGATCCTGATGATGGCGGGCTTCGACCGCTACTACCAGATCGCGCGCTGCTTCCGCGACGAGGCCCTGCGCGCCGACCGCCAGCTGGAATTCACCCAGCTCGACATGGAGTTCGCCTGGGTCGAGGAACGCGACGTGCAGGACACCGTCGAGGCGATGATCCGCGACGTGTTCCGCGAAGTGGTTGGCGTCGAGCTGGCCGCGCAGTTCCCGCGCATGACCTATGCCGAGGCGATGCGCCGCTACGGTTCCGACAAGCCGGACCTGCGCATCGCACTGGAATTCGCCGATGTCGCGGAGCTGGTCAAGGACAGCGAGTTCAAGGTGTTCGCCGATGTCGCCGCCAGCGCGGACGGCCGCGTCATCGCGCTGCGTGCGCCGGGTGGCGTGGCGCTCTCGCGCAAGCAGATCGACGAGCTCGGCGCGCACGTCGCCAAGTACGGCGCCAAGGGTCTGGCGTGGATGAAGGTGGAAGACGCGGCGAAGGGCCGCGACGGCATCAACTCGCCGATCGCCAAGTTCCTTTCCGACGACGCGCTGGCCGGCATCCTCGAAGCCACCGGCGCGCAAGATGGCGATGCGATCTTCTTCGGCGCCGCGTCGTACAAGGTCGCCAGCGATTTCATGGGCGCGCTGCGCCTGAAGCTCGGCAAGGACCTGGGTCTGGTCGAAGACGGCTGGAAGCCGCTCTGGATCACCGATTTCCCGATGTTTGAATGGGACGAGGACGCACAGCGCCACGTCGCCCTGCATCACCCCTTCACCGCGCCGGCGGTGGACAGCATCGACGACCTGCGCGCCAACGCCGGCACCGCGGTCAGCCGTGGCTACGACATGGTGCTCAACGGCAACGAGATCGGCGGCGGCTCCATCCGCATCCATCGCCCGCAGATGCAGAGCGCAGTGTTCGACCTGCTCGGCATCGGCGAGGACGAGCAGCGCGCCAAGTTCGGCTTCCTGCTCGACGCGCTCAAGTACGGCGCACCGCCGCACGGCGGCATCGCCTTCGGCATCGACCGCATCGCCGCGCTGATGGCCGGCACCGAATCGATCCGCGACGTCATCGCCTTCCCCAAGACCACCGGTGCGCAATGCCTGATGACTGGCGCACCGTCGCCGATCCCGGACGCGCAGCTGGCGGAAGTGCATGTCCGCGTGCGCGAGAAGGCGCCGAAGTGA